In the genome of Candidatus Hydrogenedentota bacterium, the window AAGAACACCCCGATGTGGATTCCGGTCTGCACCTCACGCTGACCTCGGAGTACGATCACTATCGCTGGACGCCCCTGGCGGGTAAGAACCAGGTCCCTGGATTAACGGACATCATGGGTTGCCTGCACGACGGCGTGAAGGATGTGGAGGAGAAGGCCACGCCGGATGAGTTTGAGCTGGAAATCCGCGCCCAGATCGATCGCGCCAGAACCATGGGCCTGCCGGTGACCCACATGGACTCCCATATGGGTACCTGCTTCCGTCCCAAATTCGTGGATCGCTACGTGAAAGTGGCCATCGAAGAGCAAATCCCGATTCTGATGGCGCCGCGCGCGGGCGAATTCGCGGAGAAGACCTGGGAGGGCGGCCTGCCGGTCCTCGACCACATCCACACCGACAGCTACAACTGGAAGACCACCGATATTGACGAGAAAGTGGGGCTCTACGTGGATGCCATCCGCAACCTGAAGCCCGGCATTACCTACATGATCATCCACTGCACCAAGCCCGATGGCATGATCGGCATCATCAACG includes:
- a CDS encoding polysaccharide deacetylase family protein, producing MRPYLLILVTLFVAVPALAEPTYGERLGWKAEDRVVIIHCDDVGMSYANNEGAREALAYGLVTSVSVMMPCPWVPGWLAYTKEHPDVDSGLHLTLTSEYDHYRWTPLAGKNQVPGLTDIMGCLHDGVKDVEEKATPDEFELEIRAQIDRARTMGLPVTHMDSHMGTCFRPKFVDRYVKVAIEEQIPILMAPRAGEFAEKTWEGGLPVLDHIHTDSYNWKTTDIDEKVGLYVDAIRNLKPGITYMIIHCTKPDGMIGIINGNRDFLYGDYQAMIDPRTKKAIEEEGIILTTWKELKARRDKVGKE